Below is a genomic region from Melanotaenia boesemani isolate fMelBoe1 chromosome 19, fMelBoe1.pri, whole genome shotgun sequence.
TCTGCAGACATAACCTAGTGCTTGACGCAATTTTGTGACTTTGATGGATTTCCTTattgtttagtctttttatgGAATTTCCAAAAAAAGAACTATTCCCGACTCATCCTTTTAAAGACTTACATGCATAATCCAGCTTGGCATTAGCCAAAGCTTCCAGCGTGTTTTCAACAGAGACATTCTCAATGTTTGAAGATCCAACGTCGTCATAGACCTTCTTTATTCTGGCTATCAAGCTGTCTGTCGTGGTTCTGATCTCAGCCGGAGACAAGTCCCACCTCAGAGTGTTCCTGCTGTTTCCAGCCTCAGAGCAGTCTCTGGCTGATACCACTGACCTGCTCGGGATGGTCATTCTCAGGCGATGTTTAGAGAAACTGGAAGAAAATGAGAAGTTTCACTTCATCTTTGCAGCGTACATCAGGGTGATATCTGctgtttaatcatttaatgtGACTAATTTAAAGGAGGAATGTATGAGTATATGTCATGGTGTAATCAAGCAATTAACATCCAATCGTGCTCTGTGGTGTGTGGAAAAAATGATATTCTGATTTCAGGGTAAAAATTCATGTGGTTTCAAAGTAGGGTTTATTATTTGGCTTTGTGTATAACTCCAGAGCAAGCTCATAAACATGTCCTCTGCATGATCTGAGAAATCTAACAGTTGATGGCAAGAAATTATCCAGGATACAAATTTACTCTGTGAAATTGTAGAAAACtatgtttaaaaatgaagttttgtgaattttactgtttttttttttatgtggatgAATGAAGATAAAAGATCATATTTGCCTGCAATAACTGTGATCACATGATTATGTGCCTAGATTTGACACTTCAGAAAGGGATTTTACCCTGAGGCTTTGCAATTAATTTATATCCTGTATATTAGAAATGAGTGCAAGGTCCTTATAGGTAGATACCAATCATGCAATCGCTACCATCTACATCAACCACTAAGACACATAGATGACAAGGttgcttaaaaaagaaaaaagcagtcAGTGCACACAAACCAGAAGGAGGTGCTCAACTTTGGAGATACTTATAAAACTACAGCAGAACTGGAAATACAATTTCAACAGAAATCCTGATTTTAATGGAAGTTTActacatgtaaatattttatataattataaaactttcttttacCACTGTCTGTCATACTTGTGTCAGAAGACCAGTTTCATCTACACTGAATCACTGGCATGTTCTCATTTACAAAGCTATTCTTGGACTGCTTCCTCTGACATTTTTCAAAAGAGCTTGAGAAGCCATCGTCTATACTATGAGGATTTACTCCTGCTTGTCATTTAAACAAGCTGCTCCCTTTGCTTGGAATCCACTTCAAAACTGctcaaatttaaagaaaataatttagctGATAAGTCAAAGTGCATTTTTTGTGAATTAATAGTAGACCTTTTAGGTGTAAATGTTATCTTTTCTGaattttgtgtaaaattatgTTTGGTTGTGGTGAAGTGTGCTGCTGTCATTCCAGCCTGATCctgcttagaaaaaaaaagtttctgatCTGATATGGATGATACTGCAATGGTGGAACTGGATCAGAACAAGGAGGATGTTTACAGAGTGGAAGCACAGCTCTCTGCAGACGAACAGTAATAACAACCTTTAGCAAAAtatcataaaacaaaaaaaaaaacaaaaaacaaaaaaaaaggggggataTTGGTGGGGGTTCATGTGGCAGAGTCCCTGTCTTTGCATCTTTCTTCTCTGATTGCACTGTTCCAGCTCAGCACCTTAACACATCCACCCTCACCACCTTCTGTAAAGGCACCGCAGCATCAAACAGAACTTGACCACAATAAGGGGATCGATTATAAAAAACACCATtacaaaaaaacttaatttttccTTATAATTACATCATAAACCCCAAattccctttttaaaaatgcactttTGAGAGTTCAGTGCCCCACACAGCATATGCACTCATAGAGGTGTGAAAAGAAAGTGATATGGTGACTTGAACCATCCTTTATCGAGTATTTGACAAGTGCATGTGTGCAGCAAGCCAGGAGAATGCAACAGGCCTGAATGCTTGACCCAAATGGTGGCTCTGCCATAGTGTGGCAGGGTCTTGGTTGGCATGGGCTGGTTCACTGCAAATCATTCCAAATCTGTTCAGAGTGATCAGCTCTGGTGACCCATTTCTGACTTCTTATGCAATACCCAGACCATTTAGGGTCACGGTTTTAACAGTTTAACTAATATATTAAGTATGAAGTTAACAAAACGTTCTGTTTGCACTAAATCTCAGCCTTTAAAACACTATATGTTAGTTTTACATTTCACTTGACACCAATCTTTCAAAGGTCACATGGACAAAGTGCTCTGCATTTTTTCCATGCTAAGCAGAAACCCATTCCGTGTCAGTGTAAAGTTTCACGGCATGACAGTAAAAGACTTTAAAACCAACAGCGTAGAATAACTGTCGAGCACATTTCAAATCGCAGACAAAACTCACAAGCAGCAAGTGCCAAAGAGCAGAAAATGACAAACGCCTTTCATATTTAACAGCCTCAGATGGAAACATAAAGCAGAGAAGTGGAAGGTGTCCCGTTATTAAATTAACAGCTGAGGCATACCTGCAAAGCGTTCGGCAGAACACAACTCCTAACACGCACATGCCTGCGGTTCATGCGTGTTTATCCGAGCAAAACAAAGCAGTTTCTTCCCGTCTTACTCTCAACTCCCAGCAGCAGTTACAGTGTTAGAAAGGCAGCAGCGTCTCTCCTGTTTTTGGCATGTGGGGTACCCTTTTATTTCCGCTGCTAACGCGCAGGCGCAGAGGAGGATGCGCTCAGTCTGACACGAGCCCTCATGACGCGGTAGCAGCAGACAGCTGAGGAGCACAGGTAGGTGGGCGGGTGGGGGACACCGAACAGCATCCTTACAAATATAACATTCATAGTTGGTTTTATTTAGGAGCTGAGCTTTGCTTCGTCACCTCGCGCTGCTTTCTGaagggttttgtttttaatggtcAGCATCATACAAAGCTGCACAGTGCGCGAGCTTTGTCAGATTAGGCTTTTTAGAATTGGCTACCCCTTCTAGGCTCTAAACCAGAATTAGACCAGtgcatttgtgattttttttaaagatatttcgcCTGTATGATGAATTTGAACACATCTTTTTCCCATTGTGTGGTATTACATCACAGCTTCTGCATCACCGCATCTACGTGTGTCAACACACACTCAGGGAGGAGTGGTTGTGCCAGCCAGACCTACATGATCATAACAGCGCATGGCATCAGCACGTGATGGAAATATGAGGCAGTGTTTATGTCTGTGGACGACTTTCAGCATAGTGTCAAGTTATAGTAATTTAAATTTTGCTCCTGCAGCAGAAATGTTCAGTCAGAGAAAAACACGCTGCAACAAGAGCCAGAATGTTAACAGAGCAGGAATCATTTTGCTTGAATCCTCTTATGAGTTGTCTTGGAAACAAGACTCGAATGCACCACCAGCATCCTTAGCTGTGTGTGATGAAAGATAACATGGTTGGATTAACCTGTGAGGAGACCCAGTTTGCTGTTGGGCAAATACTCTGTTAGCGGCGTTATCATCACTTTTATTCACAGATATGTGAGCACAGGGTGCATCGTTGTTAAAGGGACACACAATAGATAAAACCACAGGGGTCCTCATCTAAATTATACATTAGTTTCCAAGATTCCTTAACAGATGCAATTTATCACACTAAAAATGGTCGGCTGGTGTGCTCAGTCAATAATCCATCTCCATCAGTGAACATTTAacaaacagttaaatattttataattagGGTATTAACATCAGGTAGGACAAATTATtagagttataaaaaaaaacaatattttcaaactcaatataatttttaatcttataaaggaaaagtttttagaaagtttttaataaacatagcTTTTGACTAATTTGACTAACAGCTTTTGGTGTTTCTAACTGATATAATCAGTACTGCTTAAATTGGTATGAATGGGTTACTGCCCACATACTTCCATGGAGTGATGGGAAGTTCGGCTCTTTTCAAAGATTCGGTTCTTTTGGCTCCTAAATGACTCTCTGTTCAGTATCTCGTAGCTTCAAGTTTAGCCTAACTTAACCATTCTGATTAGTTTGCATGttggtaatatatatatatatatatatatataatatactatATTATAGTTTTAGAGGAGAAGTAAAAAGAGGCAGCGCAGTAGAGAGCGGTGGTCTATGCATCCATTAAATATATTGCTGGTTCCTCTGTTTTGACTTAATAGCTTAGCTGtatttttatatcattattatATTACATGGAGAAAAACCCTTCTCACATTCATGCAACAACTTGTTAATATTTCCATCTGACCACCATTTTAAATAGCAAAGCAGAGTTGTATTATATCCCCTGAGTCGTGTGTTTCACATCTATTATGAACTACCACATCATGAATTCATAATGACGTCATCGTTGTGTGGGTATTTTTCCCATTTCTGCCTGTAGTTTTGAGGTAAAAATGGCTGTGGAGAAACGTCTGGCCTTCGCCATTGTGCAGTTCCTCCGAGATCAAACACATTGTGGTGTTTTGAATTCTGATGAGCAGGAAAGCCTCGAGGGTGGGTTGACTCACTGTGCACTTACACTTTGTAGAGTACCTCACTAGTCTGCAGCAGGTTGTTCTGTCCAGCTCTAAGCTGACTAAACAGAtcatcttagttttttttttttatattgatttaaaGGGAGTAAACCAGTTTTATTGTCACTGATTCTCCACTTTAGTTGCAATACAGTGCTTGGAGACCACCTTCAAGATCAGCTCCAGTGACTGCCATCTTGCAGTGCCACAGCCACTTAGAGAGATATTTCTCAATGCTCTGCTCAAGGTGGGGATTTTAAAGTACATGGGAGCCATATGATATTCAAAGGTTGAAAGTATGATGAGTATACTTGTTTAATACATGTCTTATAAACAGTGTTATGTACCTCTCTCGTAGCAGGTGTTTAGACTCGTTTATTgaagcagtttttaaaattgCACTTATGATTTGCCTGTTTGCAAGTTCCTGCTATTTAAATCTCattgaaatttgttttttaatagaaTGACAACCTCACTTTACCAGAGACCTTCCCATCTCCAGAAGACATCGAACGGGCAGAACAACTTAAGAATGAAGGTAATGTTATCAAACTCAATATGAACTCTTAATAATCTGAGTTATAAGTCCATTTATAAACAATTCAGAGCTCATTATTGTACAGcaagaaagattattcacaagtagAAAACATTCGAAACAATCACCAATCTTCCCAGAGTTCATCCCAAGATCAGACCGTGCTCAGAGAACCTACAGAAGAgccaagagctacatctcagactctgcaTGCTAACTGTTAGCATGCTGAAATGCATTGCAGGAAAAAAGCCTCTTCACCTCAAAAAGAATATGCaggtttgcaaagttgcatTTGAACAAACTGCATGACTTCTGGAATAATGTCCATTGGACTGACCAGACCAAAGTGAAGATGTTTGGTGATAATGCAGAtttggagaaaaccaaacacagcatatcagcacaaacagccCATAACATTGAAGTATTTTACAGaatccatctgtctgacagctaaagcttggttGAATTTGGCTCATGCAACTGGATAATGATCCAAAACACATCAACTAATTAAGTCATGTTCCAGATCTCAACCcgactgaaatgctgtggtgtGACTATAACAGAGCTGTGCAGACACAAATGCTGCaaactttattaaagtgaaACAACATTGTATAGAGGTGTGGACCGAAATTCCAGTCTACTGTTTGTAACAACACCAATTCTAGGGAACAATCACATGAAGGAGGAGAACTACAGATGTGCAGTGGAGTGCTACACAAAGGCCATAGATCTGGACCTAAGAAACGCTGTCTATTACTGCAACAGGTATTTATTACCGACAGCAACATGATGTCTTACAGTCATAAGATGTGCTTCATTTTGTGCTTGTCAAGGTTAGATTTTGATATTCATTTGCACAAAATCAGATTAGAGACAAAAGCATGAATTTTGACTGAACCCTTTGCAGGGCTGCAGCACACAGTAAACTGGGAAATTATACTGAGGCAACTGGTGACTGTGAAAGAGCCATTGGGATTGACCCAACCTACAGCAAAGCATATGGAAGGATGGGgtaagtttaattttatctcCTTCCTCCAGAACTTTTTGAAGTCTACTAAAACTGCTTTTCTTCGTGGCTTCAGTTTGGCTTTGACAGCTATGAACAAGTATCCAGAGGCAATTTCTTACTTCAAGAAAGCTTTGGTGTtagaccctgaaaatgacacatACAAGTCCAACCTGAAGATCGCAGAACAGAAGCAAAAAGAAGCATCCAGCCCAGTAAGTTAAGCaagttctgcttttattttagcCTCATGTAACATTATACACTCACATACACTGTGTTATagccatgtttgttttctttttatttgcaaatgtGCCCCACAGATAGCTGCTGGATTGGGATTTGACATGGCTAGCTTAATCAACAACCCTGCCTTCATCAGCATGGTGAGACTCCTCATATCTGCTCAGTACTCAAAAAGCTTTGTGCTGAGCACAGTCTGTCATTTAGGAATCTTCTCATTGGTCCCATGAGAGGCTGTTAGCCATCAGAGTTATTGTCTCATGGAAACGTCCTTGTCTGGGGGAAGAGAATCTGGAGCTGTTAAACGATGACACATGAGAACGTTTGACGGGTCAAGAACGCTTCTGCTAGCATGCCAGAGTTTTATTGGAGCAATGACAAGAAAGGTCTACATCTGAGAGCTGTGTACCTGCACAGTGATGAGTTATGGACTGTTTTTCCTCATAAAACTGCCTGTGGGATCAGTCATAAATAGtctgtttataacgtttgtaaGAAATACAATGGATTTCAGCTTAATTTCTCTTTACAGGCTGCAAGCGTTATGCAGAACCAACAAGTGCAACAGCTGTGAGTTGAATCTTGTGTTTGATCCCATTAAGATCAGATCATGTGAATTCTAGTTTTAAGCTGGATTTCATTGTCAGCTGACTTCCTGTCGCTGTGTTGTCAGTATGTCAGGAATGATGTCTAATGCAGTTGGAGGTCCTGCAGCAGGAGTGGGAGGACTGTCAGATATCTCCAGTTTGATTGAAGCGTAAGTCCACTGTTGACTTTGTAAAAccattatttgttttaaaggtgATACAAATCTTTTTATATATCAATACTGAGAGGCAGACCAGTTGTTACCGGTATTGTTGTAGGTGCAGGTATTGATCCATTAACTACCACTAACACAATGACTGTTTAAAACAATTCTTGAAATCCTGCAATTAATTCAGCTATATTTTACAAAGCTTTGCCAATTTTGAgtgtattttagttttatttctccCGTTACACAAACccaaatggaataaaaaaaagaattgatcCCATTTTCTGAAACTTAACTGATTTGGTACCTTATCCATTTTATTCAAGAAAAAACCCTGAAGCTCCATCAATATAATGACAGGATATTAACGAATTAACAAACTGCttccagtctttttttattttatttatttaatttattgcctttatttttatttatttactattatttctTATAATAGTaaattttactattatttactattattatttattttttatattatttatatggTCAAATttatatgaatatatttattgttattcgtttatttaatatttaatttggttttattttgttctagTCTTTATCTCTATGTTACTGTATTTTTCACTgcttatttgctttattttctttttgtaaataaattcaggcattaagggCTTAAAAGAGCATCCCAGAAAAGCTGAACTTAAAACAGTTTGTCCACAAAAATTTGTAGAGAATCAacagatttttatcatttatgatGAGTACTCTCATTATAAGAAGACTGACGATctctccagggtgtaccctgcatcTCACCTGCTAATTACTGGGATAAGCGGTGTAGAAaatagatggacggatggactaTCATTATAATAATATAGAAACCAGAATTAAAACCAATACACGAAATAGTTGTGATCTTCAGGCTTTCAGGCAGATATGATTCTGTTGTATAAATTGCtgcaaggtttaaaaaaaattctgaaaacaaATTGTCTGTAAATACACTAAATCATACATCTACATGCACAGGTTAGACCTTtgcaatgcaaagaaaaaaacataaagaacacCCAGAAACATCTCCACCTTCTCTAAAGTTGAGATCCATCTATCCAGTCTGAGGTGAAGTTGAAAAGTGATGAATATCATTAGCACACAGATCAAAAAGTCTGGATCTGTGCTTGTATGGGGTGTGTTACTGCACATATCATGAGCAACATCCCATCAGTCAAGTTCTTTGAAGCAATGCATAAGATTTTGCTTATGTCAGCAAGACTGCATGATGAATAAGCACAACTGTAGTAAAGGGGTTAGGGTTGAGTTTGCAGCATTTTAAGTGTGAATTAGCTGGAATTTTCAttctaaaatctttttttgGGAAATAGGGCTTTATTAGTTTATCCCCAGAATTTAGgcatgttgcttttttttatatctttatttactgtataatagaaaaaaagaactgtacCTCATctgaaaagaaatacaacagGTAAGCATGTTGTTTCGTCTGTGTATCAGGGGACAGCAGTTCGCCCAGCAGATCCAGCAGCAGAACCCCGAGCTGATCGAACAGCTGAGGAACCACATCCGGAGCCGCTCCTTCAGTGGCAGCGCCGAGGAGCACTCATGATCTTTTCAGGTATTCCTAAACCAAACTGACCATATATACGAATCtagatgcatttttaataatCAACATGGAATATTTTCTTTCCAGCCACACTTCCCCCCCTACCCCCTCCCATGAGGAAGAGCCACTATATGGCGTGATAGCAATCTCTACACCCACTTCTTTAAGTCAAATCCCCGGCGTAGCTGGATTGAAGAGACAAGGATGGGGCTGAAGGCACTTTACTGTGAAGAAAAGGCCCTGAAGTGGAGGCAGGAGGGCCTGGAGACTGGAACATGATATGAAACATCCCACAGATGTAGGAGAAAACATACCTTACTCACTGATATCTTACTACATGTGTGAATCCTTTCCTCAGAGCTTTTACATCAGGCAGAGATCATGTTTTATATGTGCTGAAACTACTGCCGTCTTCATGTTATGAGTTGAGGATCCATCCGTCTGGTCATGATGGATAGAGGGTTAGGGAGGAATGTACTCTAACTGCATTTTCAGCCTTTCTCATACAAATCtggtttactttgtttattctatttttgtAGTCAGAATTCTCTGTAATTGTTTATTGCAAAACCATTCAGTCTTTGAACACATGGGACTCATCGTTGCTTTGtaataattaactttttaattaaGACCATGTAAGCGTATAGCAGTGTTTGCAGCCTTTTGTTACGCTGTTAAAGCACTTTAGCAGGAATAAATGCTGTCCCCTTTGAGCAGGTTTAATTACTGATGAACAACATATTCATAGTTTATTTTGCATGCTCTAAAATCTGGTATTTGAGCTCCGATACTTTATGGAAACAAGTAGGTATGCCACGACAGTACTAGGTTTTATCTAATACATATGAATAAATGTCTTGAAACTGAATATCCACTGCTTGTTCGTATTTGCCTTTTGTCTCTTCATCACCAGAAAATGCcaagtgagatttttttttaagtgtctttGAATAGCGAAACATGCTGCCATCACGACCAGGATTCcctaaaatgaaacattttatattttagtggGACTTTCTTGATTAAAGAATAAGCAGATATGAATGAATTAGGTCTGTCAGAGTTTCATTACAAGATAATTATGGATATattagtttatatttaaattggtatcagttaaaataaacttaaacttaTTGCGTTTGCTTACTTTTTAAGCTAATGAATTATACTAAAGACAGTcaaaggagaggaagaaaataaaacttatcCTAATAATGAAAAGAATACGAGACACATGAGATTGGGCATAAATCTGAGGCTTAAGattactttaaaaacacaataaaaagtaaataaaaagaaatctaacCAGTTGTTCCTCAAATCCACATTTAACTGATCTTTTTTTCTGGTGAATTAAACTTATAGACATGTTTAATTCTTCAGGGTTTTGTGACTTACAATAACTAAACAAATGACTGATCATGTCATGTTTGTGGTTCACACCTAACACTTCATCTGTTAATGAAGGTTATAGTAAGTTATTATTGCTCAACGGATCATCTACCTACTGTAATTAAATAAAGTCACAGTGAGCAGATTTTGTGCGACTTCTACCGTAAGAATAGcacattatacattttttttcttattaaagagttaaaatgaGGTTTTATTCAGATTGAGCATGTTTTATAGAGCATATTTTTACTTCTGGTAACTTTTCTAACACCGTTACTGGAACTTCAGCATCTCTGAACTAATCCTGTTATCTATCCTCGATATCAGGCCTGAATTGGGGaataaaaatgtgctgcttGGAATAAACCGGGATCTTTAAAGTAAATTGGttattgaaaacaaaaacatctggtTGTAAATGCTACAACTGAACAATCTGCTGCCGTTTGGCCTGCACTGACTGAGGGTTAAATTTgaggtttctttttcttaagcctctaatattttatagtttaattttatattatctACATGGATTTATCATTTTGTGTTAAGTGTATGTAaattgttttctgcttctgtccaATTAGCACAATAACAAATGTCAAAGTTACCATTGAATTTATTAACATTATACAGATTTACATAATTATATTCAAGGAAAACAATTTATAATATtcacaattaattttaaaatccagTATTACCCCCTtaagttgcaaaaaaaaaaaaaagggtgaaaTATCAAGTGCACAGTTCCACAGTTGGTCCATTCATttctgaaatgcaaaaaaaggcAGTCACAATTTCTAGCGTTCGTTGCT
It encodes:
- the sgtb gene encoding small glutamine-rich tetratricopeptide repeat-containing protein beta, with product MAVEKRLAFAIVQFLRDQTHCGVLNSDEQESLEVAIQCLETTFKISSSDCHLAVPQPLREIFLNALLKNDNLTLPETFPSPEDIERAEQLKNEGNNHMKEENYRCAVECYTKAIDLDLRNAVYYCNRAAAHSKLGNYTEATGDCERAIGIDPTYSKAYGRMGLALTAMNKYPEAISYFKKALVLDPENDTYKSNLKIAEQKQKEASSPIAAGLGFDMASLINNPAFISMAASVMQNQQVQQLMSGMMSNAVGGPAAGVGGLSDISSLIEAGQQFAQQIQQQNPELIEQLRNHIRSRSFSGSAEEHS